TGAATAAAATTGTAGATGCAATATTTAATCCGTTAAATATTACAAGAGAGGAATAATAATGGTTGAAAAATTAAAAAGTTTATTAAAGTATGCATACTGCCCTTGATCGCACTTTCAAGTAGCTGCTATAGCAATTGATAAAAATGGAAAAGAATATCCAGGAGTTAATGTTGAAAATGCAGCCTTCCCTTCAGGCTTATGTGCCGAAAGATCAGCGTTATTCGGTTCTGTTGCTCATGGTGCGGAAGTAGGCACATTTAAGGAAATACACATTATTTCATCAAGCAATGATGTAATTTCACCATGTGCTGGATGTAGGCAAGTTTTAACTGAATTTATGCCTGACAATGCCTTAATTTATCAATACAACAATTCGGGCGATAATGTGAGAGTCAACAAACTTAGTGAACTAGTTCCACATCCAATAAGAACAGAACAGATTAAATCTTAGCGAGCA
This sequence is a window from Mycoplasmopsis agalactiae PG2. Protein-coding genes within it:
- the cdd gene encoding cytidine deaminase, with translation MVEKLKSLLKYAYCPWSHFQVAAIAIDKNGKEYPGVNVENAAFPSGLCAERSALFGSVAHGAEVGTFKEIHIISSSNDVISPCAGCRQVLTEFMPDNALIYQYNNSGDNVRVNKLSELVPHPIRTEQIKS